In one window of Rhodopseudomonas palustris HaA2 DNA:
- a CDS encoding nitrogen fixation protein NifZ, whose translation MNISRDSDIVELDGPPEFEYGQKVRAKINVRNDGTFPGKEIGDVLVKKGDEGYVVSIGTFLQQFYIYGVDFVAQGRIVGMKRKELVSAEAEQPASREVA comes from the coding sequence ATGAATATCAGCCGTGACAGCGACATCGTCGAACTCGACGGCCCGCCGGAGTTCGAATACGGCCAGAAGGTGCGGGCGAAGATCAACGTCCGTAACGACGGCACCTTTCCCGGCAAGGAAATCGGCGACGTGCTGGTGAAGAAGGGCGACGAGGGTTACGTCGTCTCGATCGGCACGTTCCTGCAGCAGTTCTACATCTACGGCGTCGACTTCGTGGCCCAAGGCCGCATCGTCGGGATGAAGCGCAAGGAGCTGGTGTCGGCCGAGGCCGAGCAGCCCGCATCGCGCGAGGTCGCGTGA
- a CDS encoding 4Fe4S-binding leucine-rich repeat protein, producing MTTDIDEARDWQGNEVDCASCPHRDLLSAGRCELKKACVQDRYARRLERFFQQNRAIADDYLMHPYFEVRAVAAGYATVFLLPRLLQDPDETVRWSAARRLPKRYLLPLRADPHREVRIRIASVLSDEDLRPMVNDSDYYVRQVVAKRASPGLLPLLVLDPDSGVRREVARRIGPEWLAQMAMDKDGDVRLEAARRMSPGRVLALIDDPDWRIRYEVASRVDTYELTELLDDPDPLVRELVCSRTGFIEPARSASPQSHAAPVTE from the coding sequence ATGACGACTGACATCGACGAGGCCCGCGACTGGCAAGGCAACGAGGTCGATTGCGCATCCTGCCCGCACCGCGACCTGCTGTCGGCCGGCCGTTGCGAATTGAAGAAGGCCTGTGTGCAGGATCGCTATGCGCGGCGGCTGGAGCGCTTCTTCCAACAGAACCGCGCGATCGCCGACGATTATCTGATGCATCCCTATTTCGAGGTGCGCGCGGTCGCGGCGGGTTACGCCACGGTATTCCTGCTGCCGCGCCTCCTGCAGGACCCCGACGAGACGGTGCGCTGGAGCGCGGCGCGACGGCTGCCGAAGCGCTATCTGCTGCCGCTCCGCGCCGATCCGCACCGCGAGGTGCGGATCCGGATCGCCTCGGTGCTATCCGACGAGGATCTGCGGCCGATGGTCAACGACAGCGACTACTACGTCCGTCAGGTCGTGGCGAAGCGGGCCTCGCCGGGCCTGCTGCCGCTGCTGGTGCTCGATCCCGACAGCGGCGTCCGCCGCGAAGTGGCGCGCCGGATCGGCCCGGAATGGCTGGCGCAGATGGCGATGGACAAGGACGGCGATGTCCGGCTCGAAGCGGCGCGGCGGATGTCGCCCGGCCGGGTGCTGGCGCTGATCGACGATCCCGACTGGCGGATTCGCTACGAAGTGGCGAGCCGCGTCGACACTTACGAGCTGACCGAATTGCTGGACGATCCCGACCCGCTGGTGCGGGAGCTGGTGTGCAGCCGCACCGGCTTCATCGAGCCGGCGCGATCGGCTTCGCCCCAATCCCATGCAGCGCCCGTGACGGAGTAA
- the nifB gene encoding nitrogenase cofactor biosynthesis protein NifB yields the protein MSKLLQLHDFGAPGAKSFEALRAGAAQSGCSTTGGNGKSGCGSAAGQGDLPPEIWEKVKNHPCYSEQAHHHFARMHVAVAPACNIQCNYCNRKYDCANESRPGVVSEKLTPEQAARKVIAVASTIPQMTVLGIAGPGDALANPAKTFKTFELVTATAPDIKLCLSTNGLMLPDYVEQIAAMNVDHVTITINMIDPEIGAQIYPWIFYNHRRFTGVEASKILSERQLLGLEMLTARGILVKVNSVMIPGINDRHLIEVNKAVKSRGAFLHNIMPLISEPEHGTVFGLEGRRGPSAQELKALQDDCEGEMNMMRHCRQCRADAVGLLGEDRSAEFTTDKVMEMEVEYDLAARQAYQAKVEAERDAIALAKQRELATLADETATIKIQVAIATKGGGVINEHFGHAHEFQIYEVSTAGAKFIGHRRVDLYCEGGYASETGIEPILKALNDCTAVLVAKIGLCPKDSLAGAGIEAVEDYAFEYIEQSVIAYFKDYLARVGKSEIRHVARGDADIRQGAFVAS from the coding sequence ATGAGCAAGCTGCTGCAACTCCACGATTTCGGGGCCCCCGGGGCGAAGTCCTTCGAGGCGCTGCGCGCCGGCGCGGCGCAATCCGGCTGCAGCACCACGGGCGGCAACGGCAAGTCCGGCTGCGGCTCGGCGGCTGGACAGGGCGATCTGCCGCCGGAGATCTGGGAGAAGGTGAAGAACCATCCCTGCTACAGCGAGCAGGCGCATCATCACTTCGCCCGCATGCATGTCGCGGTCGCGCCCGCATGCAACATCCAGTGCAATTACTGCAATCGCAAATATGACTGCGCCAATGAATCGCGCCCCGGCGTCGTCAGCGAGAAGCTGACGCCCGAGCAGGCGGCCCGCAAGGTGATCGCGGTGGCCTCGACGATTCCGCAGATGACCGTGCTCGGCATCGCCGGTCCGGGCGACGCGCTCGCGAACCCTGCCAAGACCTTCAAGACCTTCGAGCTGGTGACGGCCACGGCGCCCGACATCAAGTTGTGCCTGTCGACCAACGGGCTGATGCTGCCCGACTACGTCGAGCAGATCGCCGCCATGAATGTCGATCACGTCACCATCACCATCAACATGATCGATCCGGAGATCGGCGCGCAGATCTATCCGTGGATCTTCTACAACCACCGCCGCTTCACCGGCGTCGAGGCGTCGAAAATCCTCAGCGAGCGGCAATTGCTCGGGCTCGAGATGCTCACCGCGCGCGGCATCCTGGTGAAGGTCAATTCGGTGATGATCCCGGGGATCAACGACCGGCACCTGATCGAGGTCAACAAGGCGGTGAAGTCGCGCGGCGCCTTCCTGCACAACATCATGCCGCTGATCTCCGAGCCGGAGCACGGCACGGTGTTCGGTCTCGAAGGCCGTCGCGGCCCGTCGGCGCAGGAGCTCAAGGCGCTGCAGGACGATTGCGAAGGCGAGATGAACATGATGCGGCACTGCCGGCAGTGCCGCGCCGACGCGGTCGGCCTGCTCGGCGAGGATCGCAGCGCCGAATTCACCACCGACAAGGTGATGGAGATGGAGGTCGAATACGATCTCGCCGCGCGGCAGGCCTATCAGGCCAAGGTCGAGGCCGAGCGCGACGCCATCGCCCTCGCCAAGCAGCGCGAACTGGCGACGCTCGCCGACGAGACCGCCACGATCAAGATCCAGGTCGCGATCGCCACCAAGGGCGGCGGCGTGATCAACGAGCACTTCGGACATGCTCACGAATTCCAGATCTACGAGGTTTCGACCGCCGGCGCCAAGTTCATCGGTCATCGCCGCGTCGATCTGTATTGCGAGGGCGGCTACGCCAGCGAGACCGGCATCGAGCCGATCCTGAAGGCGCTGAACGACTGCACCGCGGTGCTGGTCGCCAAGATCGGTCTGTGCCCGAAGGATTCTCTGGCCGGCGCCGGGATCGAGGCGGTCGAGGACTACGCCTTCGAATATATCGAGCAGTCGGTGATCGCTTATTTCAAGGACTACCTCGCGCGCGTCGGGAAGTCGGAAATCCGCCACGTCGCTCGCGGCGACGCCGATATTCGCCAGGGCGCGTTCGTCGCGAGTTGA
- a CDS encoding SDR family NAD(P)-dependent oxidoreductase — MRQAMEAPVHSEPLQAERPGHPGGHGPDSHGPGQPAVGVGACPFHNDQHQARSGKQKTLVLTGASRGIGHATGKLFSDAGWRIITCSRQPFSDDRCPWATGMENHVAVELADHRALPRAIDELKEKLGGGPLSALINNAAISPKSPEGERLTSLNTPVGTWMSVFHVNLLAPVMLAQGLFDELRAGSGSIVNVTSIVGSRVHPFAGSAYATSKAALTCLTREMAHDYAPYGIRVNAIAPGEIKTDILSPETEAMLAPTIPMRRIGTPEEVAKVMFFLCSDAASYVTGEEIHINGGQRV, encoded by the coding sequence ATGAGACAAGCAATGGAGGCACCCGTGCACAGCGAGCCGTTGCAGGCCGAACGGCCGGGGCATCCGGGAGGGCATGGACCGGACAGTCATGGACCGGGACAGCCAGCGGTCGGCGTCGGGGCCTGTCCGTTTCACAACGATCAACATCAAGCCCGTTCGGGCAAGCAGAAAACGCTGGTGTTGACCGGCGCCTCTCGCGGCATCGGCCACGCCACCGGGAAGCTGTTCTCCGATGCCGGATGGCGGATCATCACCTGCTCGCGCCAGCCGTTTTCGGACGATCGCTGTCCGTGGGCCACCGGCATGGAAAACCATGTCGCCGTCGAACTGGCCGATCACCGGGCACTGCCGCGCGCGATCGATGAGCTCAAGGAAAAACTCGGCGGCGGACCGCTCAGCGCCTTGATCAATAACGCCGCGATCTCGCCGAAGAGCCCGGAAGGCGAGCGCCTCACCTCCCTGAATACGCCGGTCGGGACCTGGATGAGCGTGTTCCACGTCAATCTGCTGGCGCCGGTGATGCTGGCGCAAGGCCTGTTCGACGAATTGCGCGCCGGCAGCGGCTCGATCGTCAATGTCACCTCGATCGTCGGTTCGCGCGTGCACCCGTTTGCCGGCAGCGCCTATGCCACGTCCAAGGCGGCGCTGACCTGCCTCACCCGCGAGATGGCGCACGACTACGCACCCTATGGCATTCGCGTGAACGCGATCGCGCCGGGTGAGATCAAGACCGATATCTTGTCGCCCGAAACCGAGGCGATGCTGGCGCCGACGATCCCGATGCGCCGTATCGGGACACCGGAGGAAGTGGCAAAGGTGATGTTCTTTCTTTGCTCGGATGCCGCCAGCTATGTCACCGGCGAAGAAATTCACATCAACGGCGGCCAGCGCGTCTAG
- the nifH gene encoding nitrogenase iron protein produces the protein MAALRQIAFYGKGGIGKSTTSQNTLAALVELGQKILIVGCDPKADSTRLILNTKMQDTVLSLAAEAGSVEDLELEDVMKIGYKGIKCTEAGGPEPGVGCAGRGVITAINFLEENGAYEDVDYVSYDVLGDVVCGGFAMPIRENKAQEIYIVMSGEMMALYAANNIAKGILKYASSGGVRLGGLICNERQTDRELDLAEALAARLNSKLIHFVPRANIVQHAELRRQTVIEYAPDSQQAQEYRQLANKIHANSGNGTIPTPITMEELEGMLLDFGIMKTDEQALAELAEKEAAKAAAATA, from the coding sequence ATGGCGGCACTTCGGCAAATCGCATTCTACGGCAAGGGCGGCATCGGCAAGTCGACCACTTCGCAGAACACCCTCGCGGCTCTGGTCGAGCTCGGTCAGAAGATCCTGATCGTCGGCTGCGACCCCAAGGCGGACTCCACCCGCCTGATCCTCAACACCAAGATGCAGGACACCGTGCTCAGCCTCGCCGCTGAAGCGGGTTCGGTCGAAGACCTCGAACTCGAAGACGTGATGAAGATCGGCTACAAGGGCATCAAGTGCACCGAAGCCGGCGGCCCGGAGCCGGGCGTCGGCTGCGCCGGCCGCGGCGTCATCACCGCGATCAACTTCCTCGAAGAGAACGGCGCCTATGAGGACGTCGACTACGTCTCCTACGACGTGCTCGGCGACGTGGTCTGCGGCGGCTTCGCGATGCCGATCCGCGAGAACAAGGCCCAGGAAATCTACATCGTGATGTCCGGCGAGATGATGGCGCTGTACGCCGCCAACAACATCGCCAAGGGCATTCTGAAGTACGCCTCCTCGGGCGGCGTCCGCCTCGGCGGCCTGATCTGCAACGAGCGCCAGACCGACCGCGAGCTCGACCTCGCCGAAGCGCTGGCGGCCCGGCTGAACTCCAAGCTGATCCACTTCGTGCCGCGCGCCAACATCGTGCAGCACGCCGAGCTGCGCCGCCAGACCGTGATCGAATACGCGCCCGACTCGCAGCAGGCGCAGGAATATCGCCAGCTCGCCAACAAGATCCACGCCAACTCCGGCAACGGCACCATCCCGACCCCGATCACGATGGAAGAGCTGGAAGGCATGCTGCTCGACTTCGGCATCATGAAGACCGACGAGCAGGCGCTGGCCGAGCTCGCCGAGAAGGAAGCCGCCAAGGCGGCCGCCGCCACCGCCTGA
- a CDS encoding nitrogen fixation protein NifZ, with amino-acid sequence MGPEPKYQWGQPVRAEIDLFNDGSFPDAPLDALLVKRGDAGEIVRIGLHEETQRPVYLVEFAGNRVVGCLEDEIAPLAPSLAGQL; translated from the coding sequence ATGGGGCCGGAGCCGAAATATCAATGGGGTCAACCGGTTCGCGCCGAGATCGACCTGTTCAACGACGGCAGCTTTCCGGACGCGCCGCTCGATGCGCTGCTGGTGAAGCGCGGCGATGCCGGCGAGATCGTCCGCATCGGACTGCACGAAGAGACCCAACGGCCGGTCTATCTGGTTGAATTCGCAGGCAATCGCGTCGTGGGTTGCCTCGAAGACGAAATCGCCCCGCTGGCGCCGTCGCTCGCCGGCCAATTGTAA
- a CDS encoding tetratricopeptide repeat protein, with amino-acid sequence MPHVLHSELTMSGPEQSLLGGALLGAGLPAEAQRHLELAGRDYQSDAVAEQHLREAQALAPDHAAVLIGLYRFYFYKGRLDEALRVAEVCLAKAARDNGLDLDWRKVRRSDAEFSSFAAILPRFYLFALKAYAYLRMRVGDIDEGHAAIEKLLELDPSDKVNAGVLHDVWQRIGHDDDD; translated from the coding sequence ATGCCGCATGTCCTGCACAGCGAGCTGACGATGTCCGGACCCGAGCAATCGCTGCTCGGCGGCGCGTTGCTCGGTGCGGGACTGCCGGCCGAGGCGCAGCGGCATCTCGAACTGGCCGGACGCGACTATCAGAGCGATGCCGTCGCCGAGCAGCATCTGCGCGAAGCCCAGGCGCTGGCGCCCGATCATGCCGCGGTGCTGATCGGGCTGTATCGCTTTTATTTCTACAAGGGCCGGCTCGACGAGGCGTTACGCGTCGCTGAAGTCTGCCTGGCGAAGGCCGCGCGTGACAATGGACTCGACCTCGACTGGCGCAAGGTCCGGCGCAGCGACGCCGAGTTTTCCAGCTTCGCCGCCATCCTGCCGCGGTTCTATCTGTTCGCGCTGAAAGCCTACGCGTATTTGCGGATGCGGGTCGGCGATATCGACGAGGGCCATGCGGCGATCGAGAAGCTGCTCGAACTCGATCCCTCCGACAAGGTCAATGCCGGCGTGCTGCACGATGTCTGGCAGCGGATCGGGCACGACGATGACGACTGA
- a CDS encoding 4Fe-4S binding protein yields the protein MAYKIVASQCTSCSACEPECPNEAISERRGVFMIDPSKCTECIGHFDVPQCVAVCPVDGTCVIDNSVPRASAA from the coding sequence ATGGCCTACAAGATCGTCGCGTCGCAATGCACCTCCTGCTCGGCCTGCGAGCCGGAGTGCCCGAACGAGGCGATCAGCGAACGGCGAGGGGTGTTTATGATCGACCCGTCGAAATGCACCGAATGCATCGGCCATTTCGACGTGCCGCAATGCGTCGCGGTGTGCCCGGTCGACGGCACCTGCGTGATCGACAATTCCGTCCCGCGCGCCAGCGCGGCTTGA
- the nifD gene encoding nitrogenase molybdenum-iron protein alpha chain: MSTAVAESPADIKERNKQLIGEVLEAYPDKSAKRRAKHLNTYEAEKAECSVKSNIKSIPGVMTIRGCAYAGSKGVVWGPIKDMVHISHGPVGCGQYSWGSRRNYYKGNTGIDTFGTMQFTSDFQEKDIVFGGDKKLGKIIDEIQDLFPLNRGISVQSECPIGLIGDDIEAVSKAKTKQYDGKPIIPVRCEGFRGVSQSLGHHIANDVIRDWVFDKAGDKVATFESTPYDVAIIGDYNIGGDAWASRILLEEMGLRVIAQWSGDGTIAELENTPKAKLNILHCYRSMNYITRHMEEKFGIPWVEYNFFGPTKIEASLREIAAKFDDKIKEGAERVIAKYKPRMQAIVDRYRPRLEGKKVMLYVGGLRPRHVIGAYEDLGMEVVGTGYEFGHNDDYQRTTHYVKDGTLIYDDVTGYEFEKFVEKVRPDLVGSGIKEKYIFQKMGVPFRQMHSWDYSGPYHGYDGFAIFARDMDIAINAPIWKLTKAPWS, from the coding sequence ATGAGCACCGCAGTCGCAGAATCCCCCGCGGACATCAAGGAACGCAACAAGCAGCTGATCGGCGAAGTCCTGGAAGCCTATCCGGACAAGTCCGCCAAGCGCCGCGCCAAGCACCTCAACACCTACGAGGCCGAAAAGGCCGAGTGTTCGGTCAAGTCCAACATCAAGTCGATCCCCGGCGTGATGACGATCCGCGGCTGCGCCTACGCCGGCTCCAAGGGCGTGGTGTGGGGTCCGATCAAGGACATGGTCCACATCAGCCATGGTCCGGTCGGCTGCGGCCAGTATTCCTGGGGTTCGCGCCGCAACTACTACAAGGGCAACACCGGCATCGACACCTTCGGCACGATGCAGTTCACCTCCGACTTCCAGGAGAAGGACATCGTCTTCGGCGGTGACAAGAAGCTCGGCAAGATCATCGACGAAATTCAGGACCTGTTCCCGCTGAACCGCGGCATCTCGGTGCAGTCGGAATGCCCGATCGGCCTGATCGGCGACGACATCGAGGCGGTCTCCAAGGCCAAGACCAAGCAATACGACGGCAAGCCGATCATCCCGGTGCGCTGCGAAGGCTTCCGCGGCGTGTCGCAGTCGCTCGGCCATCACATCGCCAACGACGTGATCCGCGACTGGGTGTTCGACAAGGCCGGCGACAAGGTCGCCACCTTCGAATCGACCCCCTACGACGTCGCGATCATCGGCGACTACAACATCGGCGGCGACGCCTGGGCCTCGCGCATCCTGCTCGAGGAAATGGGTCTGCGCGTGATCGCGCAGTGGTCCGGCGACGGCACCATCGCCGAGCTGGAGAACACCCCGAAGGCGAAGCTGAACATCCTGCATTGCTACCGCTCGATGAACTACATCACGCGGCACATGGAAGAGAAGTTCGGGATCCCGTGGGTCGAGTACAATTTCTTCGGCCCGACCAAGATCGAAGCCTCGCTGCGAGAGATCGCCGCGAAATTCGACGACAAGATCAAGGAAGGCGCCGAGCGCGTCATCGCCAAATACAAGCCGCGGATGCAGGCGATCGTCGATCGTTATCGCCCGCGCCTCGAAGGCAAGAAGGTCATGCTCTATGTCGGCGGCCTGCGTCCGCGGCACGTCATCGGCGCCTACGAAGACCTCGGCATGGAAGTGGTCGGCACCGGCTATGAATTCGGCCACAACGACGACTATCAGCGCACCACCCACTACGTGAAAGACGGCACGCTGATCTACGACGACGTCACCGGCTACGAATTCGAGAAGTTCGTCGAGAAGGTCCGGCCCGATCTGGTCGGCTCCGGCATCAAGGAAAAGTACATCTTCCAGAAGATGGGTGTGCCGTTCCGCCAGATGCATTCGTGGGACTATTCCGGCCCGTATCACGGCTATGACGGCTTCGCCATCTTCGCCCGCGACATGGACATCGCCATCAACGCTCCGATCTGGAAGCTGACCAAGGCACCTTGGAGCTGA
- the nifA gene encoding nif-specific transcriptional activator NifA: MAQREVRLVESEQSRQPMNQNPIPLSEIALTGIFEISKILTAPARLEVTLANVVNLLQSFLQMRNGVVSLLADDSVPDITVGVGWNEGSDNRYRARLPQKAIDQIVATSVPLVADNVAAHPMFSAADALALGATDETRVSFIGVPIRIDSRVVGTLTIDRVRDGQSIFRMDADVRFLTMVANLIGQTVKLHRVVARDRERLMAESHRLQKELYELKPQRERKRVRVDGIVGESPAIRTLLAKVSIIAKSQSPVLLRGESGTGKELIAKAIHELSARANGPFIKINCAALPESVLESELFGHEKGAFTGAIASRKGRFELADKGTLFLDEIGEISASFQAKLLRVLQEQEFERVGGNQTIKVNVRIVAATNRNLEEAVARKEFRADLYYRINVVPMILPPLRDRPTDIPLLASEFLKNFNKENDRELQFEPHALELLKACSFPGNVRELENCVRRTATLAIGPEITDSDFACHQDECLSAILWKGHAEPAPVRPRPQIPLQVMPRKAPLEVVAPREAVSVSPDPVSTPMSAESANGGPMSERERLVNAMERSGWVQAKAARLLGLTPRQIGYALKKYDIELKHF; encoded by the coding sequence ATGGCTCAGCGCGAAGTACGTCTTGTCGAGAGCGAGCAATCGCGGCAGCCGATGAACCAGAACCCGATACCGCTGAGTGAGATTGCGCTCACCGGCATTTTTGAAATCTCCAAGATCCTCACAGCGCCGGCGCGGCTCGAAGTCACGCTCGCGAATGTCGTCAATCTGCTGCAGTCCTTTCTGCAGATGCGAAATGGCGTCGTGTCGCTGCTGGCCGACGACAGTGTTCCCGACATCACGGTCGGCGTGGGCTGGAACGAAGGCAGCGACAATCGCTATCGCGCGCGACTCCCGCAGAAAGCCATCGACCAGATCGTCGCCACCTCGGTGCCGCTGGTCGCCGACAACGTGGCCGCGCATCCGATGTTCTCCGCCGCCGACGCGCTCGCGCTGGGCGCGACCGACGAGACCCGTGTGTCGTTCATCGGCGTGCCGATCCGGATCGATTCGCGGGTCGTGGGCACCCTGACGATCGACCGGGTTCGCGACGGGCAGTCGATCTTCCGGATGGACGCCGATGTCCGGTTCCTGACTATGGTCGCCAATCTGATCGGGCAGACCGTGAAGCTGCATCGCGTGGTGGCGCGTGATCGCGAGCGGCTGATGGCGGAAAGCCATCGCCTGCAGAAAGAGCTGTACGAGTTGAAGCCGCAGCGCGAGCGCAAGCGCGTCCGGGTCGACGGCATCGTCGGCGAGAGCCCGGCGATCCGCACGTTGCTCGCCAAGGTCAGCATCATCGCCAAATCGCAGTCGCCGGTGCTTTTGCGCGGCGAGTCCGGCACCGGCAAGGAACTGATCGCCAAGGCGATCCACGAATTGTCGGCGCGCGCCAACGGGCCCTTCATCAAGATCAACTGCGCCGCGCTGCCGGAGTCGGTGTTGGAATCCGAACTGTTCGGCCACGAGAAGGGGGCTTTCACCGGCGCGATCGCTTCACGCAAGGGCCGGTTCGAACTCGCCGACAAGGGCACGCTGTTTCTCGACGAGATCGGCGAGATCTCGGCCTCGTTCCAGGCCAAGCTGCTGCGCGTGCTGCAGGAGCAGGAGTTCGAGCGGGTCGGCGGCAACCAGACCATCAAGGTCAACGTCCGAATCGTCGCGGCGACCAACCGCAATCTCGAAGAGGCCGTCGCCCGCAAGGAGTTCCGCGCCGATCTGTACTACCGCATCAACGTCGTGCCGATGATCCTGCCGCCGCTGCGCGATAGGCCGACCGATATCCCATTGCTGGCGAGCGAGTTCCTGAAGAACTTCAACAAGGAGAACGATCGCGAACTGCAATTCGAGCCGCATGCGCTGGAATTGCTGAAGGCGTGCTCGTTCCCGGGCAACGTTCGCGAACTCGAGAACTGCGTGCGGCGCACGGCGACGTTGGCGATCGGGCCGGAAATTACCGACAGCGATTTCGCCTGCCATCAGGACGAATGCCTGTCGGCGATCTTGTGGAAGGGCCACGCCGAACCGGCACCGGTACGGCCGCGGCCGCAGATTCCGCTGCAGGTGATGCCGCGCAAGGCGCCGCTCGAAGTCGTGGCGCCGCGCGAGGCCGTGAGTGTGTCGCCCGATCCGGTGTCGACACCCATGTCCGCCGAATCGGCCAACGGCGGGCCGATGTCGGAGCGCGAGCGCTTGGTCAACGCGATGGAGCGATCCGGCTGGGTCCAGGCAAAGGCCGCCCGGCTGCTCGGCCTGACGCCGCGGCAGATCGGCTACGCGCTGAAGAAGTACGATATCGAGCTCAAACACTTCTGA
- a CDS encoding SIR2 family protein: MPAQLLDDVAAAFARAKVIPYLGCGALALESVAIPATPLELVARLTAKTTVPHKVRTNLTGAAQYIENFKHRKTLSSLMTDAFRASAAPNPLHRMLAAIPDLPLLVHAWYDDVPQKAFADRADWGMAQGVSQTEHHGRWVNYYRPDGSEVTEPDPSVVADEMPLFAPTPDEARAWATLLYQPLGSVAPAANYLVSDSDFVEVLTEIDIQTPIPGAVQELRRGRHFLFMGCRFDNQLDRLFARQIMKRSSARHWAVLPDTLTRNEERFLDEQNIERIDWPLAKFIAALAPMLQGQSLPA; encoded by the coding sequence ATGCCGGCCCAACTACTCGATGACGTCGCCGCGGCGTTCGCGCGGGCCAAGGTCATTCCCTATCTGGGCTGCGGCGCGCTCGCGCTCGAGAGCGTCGCGATTCCCGCAACGCCGCTGGAGCTGGTGGCGCGGCTGACGGCGAAGACGACGGTGCCGCACAAGGTGCGGACCAATCTCACCGGCGCGGCGCAGTACATCGAGAACTTCAAGCACCGCAAGACGCTGTCATCGCTGATGACGGACGCGTTTCGCGCATCCGCGGCGCCGAACCCGTTGCACCGGATGCTGGCGGCGATTCCCGACCTGCCGCTGCTGGTGCACGCCTGGTACGACGACGTGCCGCAGAAGGCTTTCGCGGACCGCGCCGACTGGGGCATGGCGCAGGGCGTCAGCCAGACCGAGCATCACGGTCGCTGGGTGAATTATTATCGTCCCGACGGCAGCGAGGTGACCGAGCCCGATCCGAGCGTCGTCGCCGACGAAATGCCGCTGTTCGCGCCGACGCCGGACGAAGCCCGCGCCTGGGCGACGCTGCTGTATCAGCCGCTCGGCTCGGTGGCGCCGGCCGCGAATTATCTGGTGTCGGACAGCGACTTTGTCGAAGTCCTGACCGAGATCGACATCCAGACGCCGATTCCGGGCGCGGTGCAGGAGCTGCGGCGTGGCCGGCATTTCCTGTTCATGGGCTGCCGCTTCGACAATCAGCTCGACCGTCTGTTCGCGCGTCAGATCATGAAGCGCTCCTCGGCGCGTCACTGGGCGGTGTTGCCCGACACCCTGACCCGCAACGAGGAGCGCTTCCTCGACGAGCAGAACATCGAGCGGATCGATTGGCCGCTGGCGAAGTTCATCGCGGCGCTGGCGCCGATGCTGCAGGGCCAGAGCCTGCCGGCGTAG
- the nifT gene encoding putative nitrogen fixation protein NifT produces MKVMIRRSEAGKLSAYVAKKDLEEAIIDMENPDLWGGKVTLANGWQLELPAMAADTRLPITVEARKLA; encoded by the coding sequence ATGAAAGTGATGATCCGCAGATCCGAGGCCGGCAAGCTGTCCGCTTATGTGGCCAAGAAGGATCTCGAAGAGGCGATTATCGATATGGAAAACCCGGACTTGTGGGGCGGTAAAGTCACGCTGGCGAATGGCTGGCAGCTCGAACTCCCGGCGATGGCGGCCGATACCCGGTTGCCGATTACCGTCGAAGCCCGCAAGCTGGCCTGA
- a CDS encoding HesB/IscA family protein yields the protein MDLNLTPSAEKFIRRMVRLSGGAGGFRLAVTSGGCSGLSAAFDIEAVPQPGDQVVEHGDLRLFLPEGSCKLLDGVVVDFMETPTSSGFIFHDPKPSSCQCSGGTVEAPRQNLHQLREF from the coding sequence ATGGACCTGAATCTGACGCCCTCGGCCGAGAAGTTCATTCGCCGGATGGTCCGGCTCAGCGGCGGCGCCGGCGGCTTCCGCCTCGCCGTCACCTCCGGCGGCTGCTCCGGTCTGTCGGCGGCGTTCGACATCGAAGCCGTGCCGCAGCCCGGCGATCAGGTCGTCGAACACGGCGATCTTCGGCTGTTCCTTCCCGAGGGTAGTTGCAAACTGCTGGACGGCGTCGTGGTCGACTTCATGGAGACGCCGACGTCGAGCGGCTTCATCTTCCACGATCCGAAGCCCTCGAGCTGCCAGTGCTCGGGCGGCACCGTGGAGGCGCCGAGGCAGAATCTGCATCAGCTCCGCGAATTCTGA
- a CDS encoding 4Fe-4S dicluster domain-containing protein, producing MAYKIVTSQCTVCGACEFECPNAAISMKRGTYVIDAVKCTECEGHFDKPQCVAVCPVDNTCVPA from the coding sequence ATGGCCTACAAGATCGTCACCTCACAATGCACCGTCTGCGGCGCGTGCGAGTTCGAATGCCCGAACGCCGCGATCTCGATGAAGCGCGGCACCTATGTGATCGACGCCGTCAAGTGCACCGAATGCGAAGGTCACTTCGACAAGCCGCAATGCGTTGCGGTGTGCCCGGTCGATAACACCTGCGTCCCGGCCTGA